Genomic segment of Streptomyces sp. NBC_01210:
GACTTCCGCTTCCAGCCTCCAGCTAGCGCTGCCCGCTACCCCTTCGACGTCTCTGTAGCTCAGGGCGCCCTGTTCTGCTTCCAAAACCAGGACGAGATCGCTGCCTCCAAAACTCTGTTCCACCGTCAGACCGAGGACGGCATCGCGCAAGCCATTAAAGACACCCTGCCCTACTTCCTCGGCGCTGCTGGCCCTGAACAGGCCCTTCGGCAATACCGGCTCGGCGAAGCCCGCCGCGAGGTACGCACCGCGCAGCGCAAGCTCGACGCCGCCCTGCGACAGCGCGAGGTCTTGGACACCAATGGCATCGCCTTGCTCAGGCTCGCGCAGAGTGAGGGGCTTCTCAGTGACGTTCCCGCAGCCCCTGACGCCGACACGGTGCAGGCCCTGCTCCGAAAGGCGCTCGCCGTCCCACCCCTCGCTCCGATCAGTTCCGACGTCGGCGACCGCCGTCAGGAGCTGAATGAGGAGCGTCGAACGCTGCGGGCCCAGCTGCAGGAGTTCGATGCTGCCCTGGCCACCGTCGACCGTTGGCAGCGCAGAAGCTTCGACTTCACAGGAGAGCTGCACCTCCAGGTCGACCGGCTCAAGACACTCGATCTTCTGGGGCCTGAGAGGGATCACGACACCGACGTCTGCCCAATGTGCACCCAGCCCCTTGAACACCGGGATCCTTCAGCCCAGGACATCTCGAGGCTGACGATCCGGCTCTCAGAGGAACTGGAGCAGGCCGCCGGAGTTCAGCCCGTCCGCCAAGAGCATCTTCGGGCCCTGCAAGTCCAGCGCGATGGCCTGGCCGAGCGACTCAAGGCCAACGGCGCGCTCCTGAAAGAGCTGATGGCGAGCGATGAGAACATGGCTCGCCTGCAAGAACAGCATTTGCGAGCAGCGCACCTCCAAGGACGCATCGCACAATCTCTGGCTCATGACCGCCGGCCCACCGACGACGTCGGTCAGCTGCGCAATGCGCTGGCATCCGCGCAAGAAGTCGTCAGCGTTCTCGAAGAGCACACAGCCAACGACGACGTACCCGCCGAGACGGAGCGCCGTCTCGCTGACATCGCGGCTCAAATGACCCCGTGGGCGCGGCGGCTCAAGCTTGGTCAGTCAGAAGAGCCGAACGAGGCCGGCATCAGCTTCAAGAAACTCAGCGTGGTCATCCGGCGGCCCCAGGACCGTCTCCCTCAGGAACGCGTTGGCAGCGCCAAGAACTACATCGGCTACCACCTCGTGGCCCATCTCGCCCTGCACACCTACCTGCGCCACCACCACAGGCCCGTCCCTAGCTTCCTCGCGCTGGACCAACCCACGCAGGCGTTCTTCCCGTCCAAGCCCCGCGACGCGTCCACCGTCCCAGACGCCGACTGGTCCACCGTCACCGAATATTTCCGACTCCTACATGACGTCTCGGAACTCAACCAGGGCGATCTCCAGATCATCGTCTGCGACCACGCAAATCTCCCGGACGACTGGTTCCAAGAAGCTGTGATCGACAACTGGAGGCCCGACGAGGACGGCACACGCAACGCGCTCATCCCCCCGCGCTGGCTCACCTGACTTCACCAGCGAGCCCCTCAACGCTTGCGTCGCGCCCCGCCGCTGCGCTGCTTGCGGTGCAAGGAGTGGAGTGGAGCCCACTCGATGGGCTCCACCCGGTGTCGGACATCGTGACCTGGATATCCAGCATCGGGCGGCCCACTCGGTGGACGATGTTCTGCATCGTCATCACAGCCAGGCGTTCGAGTGCCGTATCCGGGACACGGCGCGGGCATCGCGGCGCGCGGCGGCACTGCCGATGCGGTTCTGTCGGGGCCGGGGCCGGCGCGACTGGGCGCCGTAGAATCGGCGTATCCCGGCCGCCTTGAGCCGCTTGCGCTGCTTGGCCAGCTCCGCCTTCTTCTCGCGGGCGGCCTTTGGCTTCCGGGGCCGCTTCCAAATCGGCGGCGGCCCGTACGCCTCGGCGCGCTCTTGGGCGGCTTCCCTCAGCCGGGCGGCGACGGCTTCGATCCTCGGGTCTGAAGATGGCGTGGTGGTCATGCGAGTCCTCCGGTGAGTGTGGTCCCGCCCTGCACGGGCTGGACAGGCTCTAGGTGCGCGACAGCATCGCCGTCGCGGTGGCGGGCTGTGGCGAGGGGCGGTCGGGCTGCGGCTCGTTCCCGGATGCCGGCCTGGAGTCTGGCGGCCATCTCGGCGGCTGCGGCCTCCAGCGTCCGGCGGTTCTGCTCCACCGCGGCGACGTCCGTCGTCGGCTCAAGGTTCCGGCCGACCCTCCACTCCGGGCGCAGGCTCGGTCTCGGAGTGGTGGGCGAAGTCACCGGCTCCCCGGCCGACCCCCCGCACGCTGCTGCTCGGCAGGTACGACGACCAAGACCGCCTTCAGTACGTCGGCCGCACCACCACCCTCGCCCAGGCGGCAGGTGCTGCGGTCGCCGGCCTACTCGCTCCGGGACGGGATCATCCATGGACAGGCTGGTCGTTCTCCGCCGGGTGGGGCAGGCAGGAAAAACTTGTCGTCACGCTGGTGTGGAACCCGAGCTGGTGGTGGAAGTCGGCGTCGACGTCGCTCGCGACGCCTCCGGCCGGTGGCGACATCCCGCACGCTGGCATCGTGCCCGCCCCGACCTCTCCCCCGCCGATGTCCCCCGCCTGACAGCACCGCCGCACTGACGGCGGCACGGCGCGGCGGTCCCGGCCGGTCAGCGGATGTACAGGCTCTTGCCGGTGCCGATGTAGTTGCCCTGTGCCTTCACCGTCCCCACTGCGTCGCCCGTGCAGCCGGATCCGCTGTAGACGGTCGCGTCGATGTCGGTGAAGTCCGTCCGCGCTGCTGTCCGGAATACTCGGTCCATGCCGCTCATCCGTGACATCGCCCAGGCCGACTACTCGGTGGTGGAGGAGCTGCTGTACTCGAACGATCTGGGAGGCGGCAGGTCCTATTACCCCGAGGGCTTGGACGTTATTGTGGCCGAGCTCCACGGATCCGTCGTCGGGGTCGCCGAGTTCCAGCTCCACTGCGACTTCGGACATGACGAAGGCCGGGAGGCGCATCCTGGCGAGCAGACGTTCGTCTCGACCATGGCCGTCGCTGATACCGATCGTCGCAGCGGGGTCGGCCGGGCGCTTCTCACCGAGATCGCCCGCCGGGCCCAGGAAGCCGGCCACACATTCCTGGCCCTGGCCCCCCAGGACGGTGACGATGCGGCCAGCCGACAGGCGTTCTTCCAGGCGTGCGGCCTCACGCTCTACGGACCCGACAGACCGGGTGCGGCATGGGGCTGCCCGGTCTCAAAAATTCTCGATGTGGCCGCGACCAGCTCCCGACCTCTTCCCCCCTGACGTCGCCGCCGCATTGACGGCGGCACGGGTGCGGCGGCCTCGCCGACGCGCAACCGGCTGAGCACACGCCCCGATCCCCTCGCCCGCCGCCCGGGACCTGTCCCACCCACCCACTTCTCTTTTCTTCCTGCTGTGGGGCGTGTGTCGACGGTCACGTAATTCCTCAGGTGTCGTGGTCACGTAATTCCCCAGGCGGTGGCGGTCGGGCACGGTGAGTCGGATGATCAGGTGGCTAGTAGTCTGCGGCCATGCCTGATCCCGTCCCGTTCGCCGTTCCCACCCGCTTCGACGGAGCCCGCGATCGTGTCGCGGTCGTCGTTCCAGGCGTCGGCTACTCGCCTGCCAGGCCGCTGCTGCACTTCGCTCGTAGCGTCCTGCTCCAGCACGGCTGGACGGTGCAGGAGTTGTGGTGGCAGATCCCCGATGGGTTCTCGCAGTTCACCGTGAACGACCGGGTCGAATGGGTGGAGCGGCAGGTCACCGAGGCTGTCGATGCCGAAGCGGGAGCCTGTCGGCTGCTGATCGGCAAGTCCCTGGGCTCCCTCGCCTGCGGCATCGCAGCTGACAGGAACATCCCGGCAGCCTGGCTCACCCCGGTTCTGACCAGCGACCACGTCACCGCGGCTCTTCAGCGAGCGACGGAGCCGACCCTTCTCATCGGCGGAAGCGCCGACAAGCTGTGGGATTCACGAATCGCCGCGTCCCTGCGGCACGAGGTCCTGGAAGTGCCCTCGGCGGACCATGGTCTGGAACTCGCAGACGATGCCGCAGGATCCGTTGACGTTCTGCGGCAAGTCGTCTCTCGGCTGGACCACTTCATCGGCTCGCTCGGCCGCTGAGAGCACTGAACAAGAACGTCCCGATCTCTAGCCGCCGGCAGATGAGTCGGGCTTGCCGGTCGGCCCCTTGGGCCGCTTGTTGGGGCGGTAGCTGGGGCTGTTCATAATGATCTGGTGGCTGGCGTTGATCAGCCGGTCCAGGAGTGACTCGGCGACGACCGGGTTGGGGAAGAGTGGATACCAGTCGCTGGGCGCCCGGTTGCTGGTGATGATCAGAGACCGTCCCTGCCGCTCGGAGACGAGTTCGTAGAGGTCGTCGGCCTGGGACGCGGACAGTTGACGCATGGCGAAGTCGTCAAGGATGAGCACGTCGGGCCGGATGAGGTCACGCATGCGCTTGTCCCAGGTGCGGTCCGCGTGGCCGCCGGCGAGCTCGCCCAGGATGCGGCTGGTCTTGGCGAAGCGGACGTTGGCGCCCTGCCGGACGGCTTGGTGGGCGAGAGCCTGGGCGACGTGTGTCTTCCCGACGCCGACTGGTCCGAACGGAATTACGGACTCGCCGGAGTGGAGCCAGCGCAGGGCCGCGAGGTCGCGGATCTGGGCGGCGGGAAGTTTCGGGGAAGCCTGGAAGTCGAAGCCTTCCAAGGTGGCCTGCTGTTCGAACCTGGCCCGGCGCAGGCGCCGTTCGAGGGCCACGGTTTCACGGCGGGTAATCTCGTCCTGGCAGAGGACCTGGAGGAAGTCCAGGTGCCCGAGTTCTCCGCCTTGGGCCTGAGTAAGACGGGCGTCGAGGGTCTCGAGCATCCCCGAGAGTCGCAGGGTCTTGAGCGACTCGCGCAGGGCGGTGGTCATCACGCTCATCGCGTGGCCTCCTCGGCGTCGCCGTGGCCCTGGTCGTCGTGGAGTTCGACTGGCCTTTGGGCGGGAATGTCGGCGGCGAACAGTCCCTCGGGGCCGTGCAGGAAGGCCGCGGCCCCCGCGTCGCCGGTGTCCGGCTCGGGATCGGTCTCGGTGCCGGCGACCAGGATGCCCTTGACCGTGCGATAGGACGGATCACCAACCGTGATCGCCTTCCTGCAGGCGGCCTCCAGTCGCGTGTCGCCGTACTTCTTCCGCAGCCCGATGACCCCTTGGGCAGCGCGGAGCCGGTAGAGTGCGTTGACCTCCAGAAGTTGGTCGATCACCTCCCGGCAGCAGTCGCCGACCTGCGAGGCTTGGCCACGGCACCAGATCGGCGTCCGCATCTGGAAAGCGATCTTCTCGGGCGGATAGTCGCCTCTGTCGGTGCGCTTGCCCTGTTCCAGGGCCGCGTGCGTCTTGACGAGCTCACCCTCGTGGAAGATCTGCACCATCGTGGCGGTGGAACGGACGTCGACGCGTCGCCCGACCAGTTTCCAGGGCACCGAATAAAGGGTGCGGCCGACCTTGACGTGGATGTCCGGGCCGACGGCGGCCTTCGACCACTTGGCCAGCACGAATGACTCCCGCGGCAGCGGCAGGAGGGTCTCGGCCTCCACCGCCTCGAACACCGCCAGCGGCTTGGCCCCGCCCAGCGGCCGGCACTGCCGCTGACCAGCGACGTTCCTGCCCCAAAGAAGGGCCTCGGCCTGCATGTGCTCCAACGAGGTGAACGTCCGCCCGCTCCAGAGCGAGTCCCGAACATAGGGCATGGGCCGCTCCACTCTGGGCTTGTCCTTCGGATGAAGAGCCCGTGCCGGATCCACCAACGTGCCGTAATGCGAGGCGAGTTCGGCATACGACTTGTTGATCTGCGGGTCGTAGAGGTCGGGCTTGTCCACCCCGGTCTTGAGGTTGTCCGGCACCAAACGTCGCGGGACGCCGCCGAAATAGCGGAAGGCTTCCACGTGCGCGACGGTCCACGAGTGCTGATCCATGTGCACCACGGGGCGTACGAACATGTGCCGCGAGGCGGGCAGCACCATCACAAACGCCCAAATCCGGTGCCGCTTACCGGTAGTTGGGTTGAACCACTGTCCCAGGAAGCCATAGTCGATCTGGGCCTCCGAGCCCGGCTCGACGTCATCCCGCAGCACCGTGACCTTGGAGCGGGCCGCCTCGTCGGGCAGGTTCTCCGACACCCAGCGGCGGAACGTCGACAGCGACACCTTCAACTTGCCTTCGTCCCGCAGCCGTTGATGGATCGTAGTGACCGTCGTGGTCCTCAGCAGCTCCTTGACGAAATCGCGGTGCGGTTCGATCTCTCCCCACCGCACCTGGTTCAGCTTCCGGCTGGCGAGCTCCGGGAACCAGCTCTTGAGTAGTTTGGCCCAGTCCGTCTCGCTCATTGGCGGCCCGCCCGGGCTGATCCCGGCCGCCTCCGCCGGCGCCAGGTACTTCCTGATCGTCTTGCGGTCCACCCCCAGCGAGGCGGACACCTGACTCTTGGACCGGCCCGCGTACCAGTGCACGTAGATCTCGACGATGTCGACCACGGTGAATGTTCTCCTTGCCATCCGGTGTGCCCGTTGACCTCTCGGCTCGCAGGTCAAGGGACCGCGACGACTCCGAGAGGACAGGACCCTCAACCCGGGCACCGGCATGCCCATGGGGAACCCGACCGATTCGCAAGGAAGATCCAACAGCAGTTCAAACCACCCGAAACAGGGAACATCGGACCAGTTCGAGCATGGTCAGCAGCACCACCTACGGTCAGCGCCCCGGTGGGGAACCGTGACCGCGAAGGTGGGGAATTACCTGACGCTGATCATGCAGATCGCGGGGAAAATTCTGACTGCTCACAGCGTGGACTCGGGGGCGTAGAGGGGATGTCGGCCTCCCGACCACGGTCGGACCAGCGTGGTGACCTGCGGGTTCGCGGGCATGCGCGGCAGTGGGTGC
This window contains:
- a CDS encoding DUF3732 domain-containing protein, whose product is MQLLALALYHQDNGKPPRVLRFHPGRLNILTGESETGKSGVLAIIDFCLGRSKPGLPDNPIDRTVGWYALLAEFRDGRRMVLARPRPAGESTNEAFVRSGDQTLSLPSAAELHVNSNAAALRGEVSAHLGIEDFRFQPPASAARYPFDVSVAQGALFCFQNQDEIAASKTLFHRQTEDGIAQAIKDTLPYFLGAAGPEQALRQYRLGEARREVRTAQRKLDAALRQREVLDTNGIALLRLAQSEGLLSDVPAAPDADTVQALLRKALAVPPLAPISSDVGDRRQELNEERRTLRAQLQEFDAALATVDRWQRRSFDFTGELHLQVDRLKTLDLLGPERDHDTDVCPMCTQPLEHRDPSAQDISRLTIRLSEELEQAAGVQPVRQEHLRALQVQRDGLAERLKANGALLKELMASDENMARLQEQHLRAAHLQGRIAQSLAHDRRPTDDVGQLRNALASAQEVVSVLEEHTANDDVPAETERRLADIAAQMTPWARRLKLGQSEEPNEAGISFKKLSVVIRRPQDRLPQERVGSAKNYIGYHLVAHLALHTYLRHHHRPVPSFLALDQPTQAFFPSKPRDASTVPDADWSTVTEYFRLLHDVSELNQGDLQIIVCDHANLPDDWFQEAVIDNWRPDEDGTRNALIPPRWLT
- a CDS encoding GNAT family N-acetyltransferase — encoded protein: MPLIRDIAQADYSVVEELLYSNDLGGGRSYYPEGLDVIVAELHGSVVGVAEFQLHCDFGHDEGREAHPGEQTFVSTMAVADTDRRSGVGRALLTEIARRAQEAGHTFLALAPQDGDDAASRQAFFQACGLTLYGPDRPGAAWGCPVSKILDVAATSSRPLPP
- a CDS encoding alpha/beta hydrolase, with translation MPDPVPFAVPTRFDGARDRVAVVVPGVGYSPARPLLHFARSVLLQHGWTVQELWWQIPDGFSQFTVNDRVEWVERQVTEAVDAEAGACRLLIGKSLGSLACGIAADRNIPAAWLTPVLTSDHVTAALQRATEPTLLIGGSADKLWDSRIAASLRHEVLEVPSADHGLELADDAAGSVDVLRQVVSRLDHFIGSLGR
- the istB gene encoding IS21-like element helper ATPase IstB is translated as MSVMTTALRESLKTLRLSGMLETLDARLTQAQGGELGHLDFLQVLCQDEITRRETVALERRLRRARFEQQATLEGFDFQASPKLPAAQIRDLAALRWLHSGESVIPFGPVGVGKTHVAQALAHQAVRQGANVRFAKTSRILGELAGGHADRTWDKRMRDLIRPDVLILDDFAMRQLSASQADDLYELVSERQGRSLIITSNRAPSDWYPLFPNPVVAESLLDRLINASHQIIMNSPSYRPNKRPKGPTGKPDSSAGG
- the istA gene encoding IS21 family transposase, producing MVDIVEIYVHWYAGRSKSQVSASLGVDRKTIRKYLAPAEAAGISPGGPPMSETDWAKLLKSWFPELASRKLNQVRWGEIEPHRDFVKELLRTTTVTTIHQRLRDEGKLKVSLSTFRRWVSENLPDEAARSKVTVLRDDVEPGSEAQIDYGFLGQWFNPTTGKRHRIWAFVMVLPASRHMFVRPVVHMDQHSWTVAHVEAFRYFGGVPRRLVPDNLKTGVDKPDLYDPQINKSYAELASHYGTLVDPARALHPKDKPRVERPMPYVRDSLWSGRTFTSLEHMQAEALLWGRNVAGQRQCRPLGGAKPLAVFEAVEAETLLPLPRESFVLAKWSKAAVGPDIHVKVGRTLYSVPWKLVGRRVDVRSTATMVQIFHEGELVKTHAALEQGKRTDRGDYPPEKIAFQMRTPIWCRGQASQVGDCCREVIDQLLEVNALYRLRAAQGVIGLRKKYGDTRLEAACRKAITVGDPSYRTVKGILVAGTETDPEPDTGDAGAAAFLHGPEGLFAADIPAQRPVELHDDQGHGDAEEATR